A genomic window from Aquila chrysaetos chrysaetos chromosome 9, bAquChr1.4, whole genome shotgun sequence includes:
- the SPRING1 gene encoding SREBP regulating gene protein, with product MVPWGAVLWRRLLRKRWVLGVVFGLSLVYFLTSTFKQEERTVRDRNLLQVQEHEQPIMWKVKFSSGNSSQLSNQCRNSVQGKLLITDELGYICERKDLLVNGCCNVNVPSTKLYSCDSCLPNGCCSVYEYCVSCCLQPSKQHLLERFLNRAAIAFQNLFMAVEDHFELCLAKCRTSSQSVQHENTYRDPIAKYCYGEYPPELLPV from the exons atGGTGCCCTGGGGAGCGGTGCTGTGGCGGCGGCTGCTGAGGAAGCGCTGGGTTCTCGGCGTCGTCTTCGGGCTCTCCCTCGTCTACTTCCTCACCAGCACCTTCAAGCAG GAAGAGAGGACAGTGAGAGATCGGAATCTCCTCCAAGTGCAAGAGCACGAGCAGCCGATCATGTGGAAGGTGAAGTTCAGTTCGGGAAACAGCAGTCAGCTGAGTAACCAGTGCAGGAATTCTGTGCAGGGGAAGCTCCTCATTACAGATGAACTGG gctaCATCTGTGAGAGGAAGGACCTACTGGTAAATGGCTGTTGTAATGTCAACGTGCCCAGTACAAAGCTGTACAGCTGTGACAGCTGCCTTCCCAATGGCTGCTGCAGCGTGTACGAGTACTGTGTTTCCTGTTGCCTGCAACCCAGCAAG CAACATCTTCTGGAACGTTTCTTGAACCGGGCAGctattgcttttcaaaacctCTTCATGGCAGTGGAAGATCACTTTGAGTTGTGTCTGGCGAAATGTAGGACTTCATCACAG AGTGTGCAGCATGAAAACACCTATAGAGATCCAATTGCAAAATACTGCTATGGCGAATAtcccccagagctgctgcctgtttGA